In Nicotiana tabacum cultivar K326 chromosome 11, ASM71507v2, whole genome shotgun sequence, a single window of DNA contains:
- the LOC107770606 gene encoding protein SEEDLING PLASTID DEVELOPMENT 1-like — translation MSALNTHFILIDLQSSWYSTKQIPNSTLSYLSQCQFASSSFTAAFRRTRRGSGKVSSSRSPVASIQSPEIRRPRGCSVAGNGLSLVSSNSTSTSSSMISDLDLFLEIVPLRMRNELFRHQEIGELIEVVMDLGRKPLARFPSGDWVISEQPVKLEDLCHAVSKVGDFSDDNRSGIDSSLHRISAIRNRKMQIIGLTCRVGRAVSGSAEIIRDLVEGGGSILVIGPPGVGKTTLIREIARMLADDQKKRVVIVDTSNEIGGDGDVPHSGIGCARRMQVPNVNLQHNVMIEAVENHMPQTIIIDEIGTELEALAASTIAQRGVQLVGTAHGSTIESIIKNPSLQMLVGGIESVTLGDEEARKRKVQKTILERKGPPTFTCAVEMISRTECRVHHRLDLTVDAILAGKSPLFEIRRLEIEAENSTESSLFTQEDQVADSELTDKVEKKDKIESDREYVKKKDKVESDGEYVKKKDKVEFDGEYVKKKGKLESDGEYVNYYLQSNNGNNKVKFESDEEDEDHPNSKKLATNGSISKRKSLVYVYTYKIQDADLLQVATVMGLDEEIEVTDDIGIADAILASSAEMKQNPWIRSVAKFHQVPVFVVKSSTMAQMVKAIRMILGMDSIHSKQPLTNAFDIEIEDDAPKRRPTLEEIDALEEVRLAIEYIVIPGGEAVELLPRRSEIVAQQLKLVESYQLAAENSGTESNPRLQILPQKLQRKTSVKHSRSSSSQNSTDSSSWLGRNGGTGVARLPFLPE, via the exons ATGAGTGCTTTGAATACCCACTTTATCTTGATTGATCTTCAAAGCTCATGGTACTCGACTAAGCAGATACCCAATTCCACCCTTTCTTATCTTTCCCAATGTCAGTTTGCTTCTTCGTCGTTCACTGCGGCATTTCGTCGAACACGTCGTGGGAGCGGTAAAGTCTCGTCGTCGAGATCGCCGGTGGCGTCAATTCAGTCGCCGGAAATCAGGAGGCCGAGGGGATGTTCGGTTGCCGGAAATGGGTTGTCGTTGGTTTCTTCAAATTCGACTTCCACTTCGAGTTCCATGATCTCGGACTTGGACTTGTTTTTGGAGATAGTGCCATTGAGGATGAGAAATGAGCTCTTTAGACATCAGGAGATTGGGGAATTGATTGAGGTGGTTATGGATTTGGGTAGAAAGCCCCTTGCCCGGTTTCCTTCAGGTGATTGGGTCATTTCGGAGCAGCCCGTAAAGCTCGAGGATCTATGCCACGCCGTTTCAAAG GTGGGGGATTTCTCAGATGACAACCGTTCTGGTATTGACAGTTCCCTACATCGTATAAGTGCAATTAGAAACCGTAAAATGCAAATCATTGGTCTTACCTGCCGGGTAGGTCGAGCTGTATCTGGAAGTGCTGAGATCATACGTGACTTAGTTGAAGGAGGTGGCTCCATATTGGTGATCGGGCCTCCAGGGGTTGGTAAAACTACTTTAATCAG AGAAATAGCCAGAATGCTGGCAGATGACCAGAAAAAAcgagttgttattgttgatacATCTAATGAGATTGGAGGTGATGGAGATGTTCCTCATTCAGGTATTGGTTGTGCAAGAAGgatgcaagtcccaaatgttAACCTGCAGCATAAT GTAATGATCGAAGCAGTTGAAAACCATATGCCCCAAACCATTATAATAGATGAAATAGGGACAGAGCTTGAAGCATTGGCTGCTAGTACAATTGCTCAGAGAGGAGTACAGCTTGTTGGAACTGCTCATGGAAGTACCATCGAGAGTATAATAAAAAATCCATCCTTACAGATGCTTGTTGGTGGCATAGAG agtgttactcTTGGTGATGAGGAAGCAAGGAAAAGGAAAGTACAGAAAACAATTCTTGAGAGGAAAGGCCCTCCAACTTTTACATGTGCAGTTGAGATGATATCAAGAACTGAATGTCGTGTTCACCATAGACTAGATTTAACAGTAGATGCAATATTAGCAG GAAAATCTCCTTTGTTTGAGATACGCAGATTGGAGATTGAAGCTGAAAACTCCACTGAGTCGTCTCTGTTCACTCAAGAGGACCAAGTTGCTGACTCTGAGTTAACTGATAAAGtggaaaagaaagataaaatagAGTCTGATAGAGAGTAtgtaaaaaagaaagataaagtaGAGTCTGATGGCGAGTAtgtaaaaaagaaagataaagtaGAGTTTGATGGGGAGTATGTAAAAAAGAAAGGTAAACTAGAGTCTGATGGGGAGTATGTAAATTATTATCTGCAATCCAATAACGGAAACAATAAGGTAAAATTtgagtcagatgaagaagatgaggatcatcccAATTCCAAGAAATTGGCAACCAATGGATCTATCAGCAAAAGGAAATCTCTTGTGTATGTTTATACTTATAAG ATTCAAGATGCTGATCTATTGCAAGTTGCAACTGTTATGGGGCTTGACGAAGAAATTGAAGTAACAGATGATATTGGTATTGCGGATGCTATTCTAGCATCTAGTGCTGAAATGAAGCAGAATCCTTGGATTCGTAGTGTTGCCAAATTTCATCAAGTTCCTGTCTTTGTTGTAAAG TCAAGTACCATGGCCCAAATGGTGAAAGCTATCCGTATGATTCTTGGAATGGATTCCATTCACTCAAAACAGCCATTAACAAATGCATTCGATATTGAAATTGAAGACGATGCACCAAAAAGGAGACCAACATTGGAGGAGATAGATGCCTTAGAG GAGGTTCGCCTTGCAATTGAGTACATCGTTATACCTGGTGGTGAGGCTGTTGAACTTCTGCCAAGGCGCTCTGAGATAGTTGCCCAACAACTCAAGCTGGTTGAAAGTTATCAGCTGGCTGCAGAAAATTCAGGTACCGAGTCAAACCCAAGGCTTCAAATCCTTCCTCAGAAACTACAGAGAAAGACTTCAGTAAAGCACTCCAGGTCCAGTTCAAGCCAGAACAGCACAGATTCTAGCTCATGGCTTGGTAGGAACGGAGGCACTGGTGTTGCTCGCCTGCCATTCTTGCCTGAATAA